gagtaaatgtaaaTTTCCGTCACCAAGAACAGAAATTAAATTTCAAGCTGCAGATAAAAATGGCATGTCATCATTATGCCATCATAcagtctgtgatgtcatcatggtgCTGTATGTGTGAAGTGAACTGATGGTGTGTGCAGGGTGAAGGGGAAACATGGGGTGGCATACATAGGTGACATAGCAACAGTTGGCTGGAATTGCATCAATGACAAGACAGTGGGGGCAGGGTTGATCATAGAAGGGGCAAAAGGGGCGGGGTTCGTGCAGCGCACCGGGACCACCCCATTGTTGGGGGCAGAGCTGGCTGCAGGTAGGAACACCTGGACGTACTGACCGGTTTCTGGATCCAGCAGCATCTTTCTCTGAGGCTGTGGGGGCATGTCCACATAGAAGCACCGCCCACTTTTAGGATCTAACATTACGTGACAAGGTGCAGGGCCACTGAGGAGGGTCCCAGATGCTGCATTGGGACCTGTGATGTCCAGGAGTAAGTCACTACCCACCTGTGCAGGTAGGAACCCCTGAACGCTACACAGAAAcggctgctgctggtgtttctgtttctcGTGTTGCTCCTCTGCTACAGGTGTCACTGTGTTGCTGTTGCTCTCATGGTCGCCTGTGACCCTGGTCCGGTGAGCTGGGTAGGTCTTAATGAAGCGGTCTGGCTCGTCTGGGGTGTTTCCAGTAGACCTGCTTTGGTTCTCCTCAGACCGCCTCAACAGATGGAGTGtgggagcaggtggaggctgcagCTGGGTCTGAATGTAGCTCAGTGGGGTCTGTAAGTAGCTGACCTTCCCCACGTGAGGGTGCAGGGTTGGGGGGAAAGCAGGCAGGGGAGTGGGGGTGTAGAAACAagggtggaggagctgctgggaGGAGTTGGGGGGAAACTGAGAGGTCACATCCATGATGGGGGTATGTTCCTGGGTGCTCTCAGGTTGTCTTGAGGTCAAGGGGGGACGAGGAAGGGAGGTCATTGCCTGGACACTCACACCTCCGActctctctgattggctgagctgTGAGAGGAGTTTGCTAGTGGGTGAGTTGGTTGGAGGATCTAACAACTCAATAGGCCAGGTGACATCTTCCACCTTACTTCTGTTTATCATTGGTTCACTGCCTCGTCTCTGCTGTGTGATTGGACGACTGAAAGTTTTGCTCTGCTTCCTgtcctgtgattggctgagagatGAAGCGACCTTGGTGATGTGTCCTCTATTGGAGCTGCTGTCATCTGAAGCCTTACACTTCCTCCTCGTTTCATCATGATCTTTGACCCCCACAGCCTGCTGATATGTAGGCGGGGGGCTTTCCTCCTGAGCAATCACCTTGATACTTGTTGGCTTGTTGTTGCCCTCAGCGGTGGAGAATGAGAGGCTACGGATGTTTTTAACTAAACTCCTCACGTCTCTCACCACATGAACTGGGGCTTTAGGAATACCTCCACCCGTCTTacttcctcccccctccctcagCCTCTGCTGGTCTGCAGGCTGGGGGAGGCTGGTTAACACCGCTGATTTCTTCTGCAGATGGGAGGTTTTAGAGTTCTTTTGCTCCGCCTGCATCTTCTTGGACAGAACACTCTTAATGATGCAGGAAgccatctttgttttggtttcatcCAAAGAGATGGACTTTTGCAGTCGCTGCCTTGAGTTTCCTCCACCAGGTAAccctaaaaacaacaaataggaGACTAATTTGTTTCTATACCAAACAGAAAActaatcattacattttttccaAGGATGGTGAAGTTGTTCTTATGCTGGTTGGTCTGGTTAGGGTTGAGGTGGGTTGGGGTAAGAATATCagtgtaagccaatcagaggtaaagaggaggaggagggtgggtgATGCCTTCACAATCCAATTGGTTGGTTTTAAATCTAAACCAAACTTTACCTTAACAAGGTATTGGAGTTCAACTGAACATGTTTATCTTATCAGCTGCATCTTTTATTACACTTCTCTCTTTAAAGGTGAGGGACGGGGCTTACTGACTTGTACAGGCAGTAGCGGATGAAGCTTCCTGAGAAGCACAGGCGTTATTACCTTGATTGGCCCCTGCAACCATGCCCTTGTAGACCCTGTGGCTGTCGACATCACTACTGATTGTTGAGTGCGTCTGGAGAGCAGCGGGCATACTGTGTTGACGTAGCAATAGATCAGGGCGGTGATGGACCACAGGACATAGCAAATCATTGGCTGACACCTCACTGTTAGAAACTGGCCCATCCTTCCGTATCACCTAGAAATGTGGACAGGTAAACATACAAACAGGTAGGCATACAAGTTGAGAATAGTGAACAGATAGGAGACTTACCTGCAGTTTGTCAGCTTTCTCCTTCTCGGTGTCTGTCTTCTTCTTAAGTTGAATCTGTCGTTTGGGGACCATTTTTAGCCCCCCCACCTCGTGACTGTTCACCTGGACAGCAGGTGAAAACACAGAATACAATAGACTGATCAAAAGACCAAAAGATTAAATTTGACTGTTTGTTagtaagtttgtttgtttgttactcAGGCCCTGTCCACACCAAACCAGGTTATTTTGCAACCgaggttttgttaaataaaattccGCATCCACACAAgtggtgtaataaaaataacagagaATAACTCTGTACACACGCAACCATAAAATCCGCCACCAAGTGATGCAATATACGTGTAATACATATGCCACAGCAATAGTTGACAATGTAAGGTAAAACGGGAAGGCTGTTTTAACCaatcaaaatagtttaaaaccggaaaggGGAAGCGTGGCgaataccaaaacacaaacaacaatggcgactAGCTAGCAAGAGGAGCAGTCTCTTTCGTTGCTCACCCAGGCGCTGCCGTTGTTGCATTAAGTTGAGTAGCTGGACATGACAGccgaacacagctgacagctagccaataaaaaacacaaattttgTCACGTCCATTTTAGCCTATCATGCGAACGTTTGCTCTAGCTGGATGACAACCTCTAACCACCTGCTTACTGTTGTTACTCTTtgtgtttacattgtttttggtGCAATATTTACAAAGGCACGCGCTCAGCTCTGATGCAAGCAATGGAAATAAGCACGGTCGCATGTGGACAGAACAGTAAAACCGGGAACATAACTTCACGGTTGCAAAATGACCCGGGCTGGTGTGGACAGGTCATCAGTCTGTTAGTTATAAACTCACCAGTGTTTCCATAGTAATATCGACACACTCGAAGCCACTCTCTGGATCAGACTCATCGTCTGATGGGAGGATGACTGAGGGCGAGAAGTGGAGTGAAAGGTCCTCCTCCGACCACTCGCTGATGctcccctcttcttcctcctcttcctcctcctcctcttcctcagagtgagaggtggaggagacatCCAGGTAATTCACCTCAGACTGACCTGTACAAGTGACCTCAGGGTTCTTCACAGAAGGAACTATTGAACATGGCGGAGTAATTTGTGTCTCTGAGTTGTGATGAGGCAGCATGTCAACTTCAGGACAGCGGTGACTGCTGAGGAAgaactccctccctcctcttcctcctcctcctctgttcagtCCGGTGCTCATAGTTTATAGTTTCTGATTATTCAGAATATTTGATCTGATGGATTATTTAATACTGAGATTCCACCTGTATGCAGATGATACAGTCATTTACTATCCAGAATCCACTGTTATGCATTTGAAAGCGTTATTTAATAGCCTACTCAAAATCCACCTATACGCAGATGATGACACTATCTACTTCTTTCCTCAACAGGCCATCAATCTGAtatattttcacagttttaaagGCTCAgtttttaacatgtaaatatcaTCATGCACTACCAATATTGAATCCTGCTTGTTGTATACATATAATGTATACAGCCAGGCCTATTAAACTACCTTCTTTGTAGCTCCAGATTTGAACAAATTTAAGTGTCAGAGGCCAAAATGAGGTTTTTAAAGGGGAGCATTGTTGACAGCTGAATTGGTCTGGTATATAGACATGTATACATATAGATGCTGTACATAATTATTCTCTCTATTTATATAAATTCAGATTTTATTTCCTTGCACTAGATGTATTTACAACTAACAGCACACTTATACAGATACATAGACATTTAATTGATGTTGTTGTTCATTACTGCTTTTTTATACATTCATATTCATTGGTAGAATGGAACTGTGTACATTAACTTAAATATTATAGTATTAAGTGATGTAAATAATTAGAGTCAGAAGTACTGCaattatttatgaatttatttcaCCGGTAATTGGGAACATCAAATTAGATAATTTGccatacagtatacagtacataACTATAACTATATACATAACTAAAATGTTACTGTTGCTTGTACTTGTAAGTACATTATTTgacagaaaattacttttgataccaAACTAcgtttaatatcagatactttaaatattttcttaaaacattacttttgtaaaaCTGAAAGTCAGCAATACAAATAGTacgtacttttacttaagtatgaCTTGGGTAAATATTTCAACAATGTATTTAACAACATCAGTTACAAGTTAATTTACAGATTAATCTGTATCAACTAATGGATTATTATGGACTTTTATAAATTAAGTACTCGACAGTATGAAGTAGTTGTCATTTTAGTAGTGCTTACCATTAATGCATTAACAATGAGCAATTATAATCCATTTATGTATTAATCTGAACTGTGCCATTTAGTTTACCAGGATACGGTCCAGTCCAGTTTAGGGTCCTGTTGGGCGATTCCGTCTCACAGAGGGGTCTGTGTGTGATCctgtttgtttcagttcagtCTTCAACAGTGGCTCAGAGCAACGACACCAACTGTCCTGcaggagggagagtgagaggtTGAGTGTTAGTGACAGACTGCAGGCTTAGAGAGAGGGAAAGGACGGTCGAGAGACATAAagataaacagagagagagagccgtATCAGACTGCAGGTTTCTATTTTTAGGAGGTGATTGACAGACGAGGCTGCAGCTCGACCCCCaccaccctgtgtgtgtgtgtgtgtggtgtgtctgtgtctcaaCACCTCGGTCACATGTAGCTGATGTTTAACCCTCCAAGTCAAAGTGTCCGTCACCtgtcaccatgacaacattGTAGTGTTGGATGCAGAACATGGCAACAGTAGGATCATTGGCTGCTAAAGTAGGGGTACGGGAACCTCCAGGGACCTCGAGGGGTTTCCCCAGCAAAAAGTCAAATGCTTTTATACCTCCACACCAGCAACGGCGCCACTGTTATCTTTTTGGATTCTCTGTCCTTCAGTCCATTTGTCCATCCATCAGTATGTCTGTCTATATGTACATACTACATCTCATTATTGTGAactttttcttcaaatttggcacaaatctCCACTTGGACCTGGGGAcgaactgattagattttggtgGTCAATGGTCAAAGTCACTGTGACTTCATGGCATTGCATTGTCAGGAACACCATATTTCAAGAGCACCCTGTGGAAATGTCTTAAAATTAGACAGAGACATCCCATTGGACTCAGGGATATACCGATTACAATTATGTGGTCAAAtgtcaaggtcactgtgacctcaccgTTTTGGCTGTTACTTAGCAAATCTCTTCATCTTATAAATAATTCTGGGCCTCAAAAGGTTATTTGAATCACACATGTTCATGTAGCTTAAAGCAATGCCTTGAGAATACTACTTCAGAAGACCTAGATGAAATAGAACAATTTAAATGTTCGCTGCTGCAGGAGTCAGTGCTACCCAAGCTGTTTTAAGAAATcttatgtatacatttattaGCTGCCTTAAtgtgtatgaaaataaaatcatccTGGTTTTATCAAAAATAAGGTTTAGCACTACACACTAATAGTCCCTGTTGTGGAGACATGGGTACAGCTGTCACTTTGTGAGacaataatgatgattatttttttaaactatgaTCTTTTATTGTGAGTTTGTATGTCATTTGTTTTATGTAATGTCTTGGCTTTTATCTGGACCGCGtgaagttttgaaaaaaataacgtCTGAAAAGTTTAAAGGAGAAATGCCTTCTTGGTTAATCTCATTTGAAATGCAACTAAagcttttttattcaaaaaaatGTTAGAAACCAATGGCGTAATcttgttaaatgtgacatttatcGTGTACAATCTTCATTTGAAAAATAGCAACTGGCATTCAAATCAGTTTAAGGGAGTAAAAAGTAGAGTAGGTACAAATGAGCCTTAAATTGtcaattatattttttgtttttaggtgTAATGTTTAAAAAGATGATTCCCTGTACATAAAGAGCAAACTTATACAGAGTCAAAGTCAAATTCCTTGTTTCTTTACACATacttggccaataaagctgattcttattttcctttgaaCTATCATAgagtagaagaaaaaaatctaatatactcaagtaaagtacacaTATCTCGAAATTGTACAAAAGTACAGTACCTGATTACATTTACTTAGTTCCTTTCAACCCATACAGGCTATTGACCGACACACTGCGATACAGTAGGTGGCGGTGTTCATCAAGTTAGTTTGCGATCCGCCAATAaatatgaagaagaagaagaagaaaaaacagaaacggcagaagaagaagactgttTTTATGGGTATTACGGACTGTTTAAAATACTCGGCTGCACTGGGAGGTTTTCTACTGGTCTCTACTGGTCAGTGGGGTCGATGAGATGCCTGGATTTGATGTAGAAGGAACGGAGGTAAATTCATGGCTTGTGGTGTCAGCAGCCTCAGCTCAAACACGGGTGTTGTGGGATATACTGTCACTGTGTAAATCTGGTCTCAGATAGGTTATATTCGGGGTATTTAGCATAGACATATATGTCTATAGGTTTTAGTGCCAGTGTTATCATCGACACAAAGACAAGGGTCGACAAACAGAACTTATGTAATAAGAACTGCGTCATCCACTTTCCGTGTATTTGTCATTATTCCGTTTATCTTCACTGACatctgttagcctgttagcctgTATGCTAACCGGCTAGAATCATCGCGACAGCTGCTTTACGGCAAACAGCCCATCGCTAAGAGCGGAAGcggaagagagaaaacaaactgcGCATCAGAAAATCAGAGAGCAGCTGAGTGATAGATATCGATAAAtaataaatcttaaaaatcaGCAACACATCTTGTCAGACAGGGGAGATATGAGCCGCGAATTGAAGATTATGTTCAGCCCGGGCCGCGTGCAGCTGGTTCAGGTAAATACTCACCTGtaaacagctagcatgctaacgaCTAACAGAGGGAGGTGAACTTGTAGCAGGTACCCAAAGGTCCTGGCAATGTTTTGAATAATTTTACAAGTGTAATTTAAACTGTAACTGTCAACATTAAGTTTTAAAACATCAGCTGGAAGAATATTCGCTCACTTATTGATCGATTGTTCAATTGTAAATAGAACCACTTACTGTAGtgcttcttttttaaacttatttatttacatttctttaaaaaaaaaaaaaacatttataaatataaaaatcactACATTATTCCCTTCCAGTCTGACCCCTTGTCGATCTaccctctctctgcctgtctggcCACCTGTCTGACTCatccttcctctccctgtctctcctctcctatATGTACCCATCTCTCTCATTCTCACTCTGCTGTCTGACTACCTGTATCttttatctctctctgtctgcttcatCACATGTCTATCCctactctctctttctttcttaccacttgtctgtctcatcctcccTCTCGCAGTCTCACAGTGtttgtctcttctctctttacTTGTCTCATCacttgtctctctcttcctttttcaaCACCTTGTCTTTGTCTCCTACCTGTGCCTGTCGCActacctgtctgcctctcctctttctgcctGTCTCATTGTCTCTGCCTGTCTCATCACTtgtctgtttctcctctctAAAAATCTAAATTGGATAATTAATCACTACATAACTCTGATAATTGTACGATAATTTGTCTATGAGACTCTTGACAGGAAGTAAATGTTGTGCATATTGATTAGTGATGATATTGATGTAGTTCTGATGTGGTACTGTGAACTGCAGGATGAGGCTATGGGCCCAGCTCCCAAGGTCCTGGTTACCGGGGCAACAGGTCTTCTAGGTCGAGCCGTCTACAAAGAGTTTCAGAACAGTGGCTGGTTGGTTATTGGGACTGGATACAAGAGGACCAGGCCCCACCTCCTCCGCTGTGACCTCACAGATGAGGACGCCATCAGAGGACTACTGCAAGAATACAAGGTACTGCTCTCTGTAGTACTCCACCCTGCACTGCTACACGCTCAGTACAGGGCTACACAGTGGAGCTGGAAGAGCTAATTACATTtgacataaatgtgttttaGCCTGATGTCATCGTCCACTGTGCAGCAGAGAGA
This genomic window from Sparus aurata chromosome 13, fSpaAur1.1, whole genome shotgun sequence contains:
- the LOC115594278 gene encoding uncharacterized protein LOC115594278 encodes the protein METLVNSHEVGGLKMVPKRQIQLKKKTDTEKEKADKLQVIRKDGPVSNSEVSANDLLCPVVHHRPDLLLRQHSMPAALQTHSTISSDVDSHRVYKGMVAGANQGLPGGGNSRQRLQKSISLDETKTKMASCIIKSVLSKKMQAEQKNSKTSHLQKKSAVLTSLPQPADQQRLREGGGSKTGGGIPKAPVHVVRDVRSLVKNIRSLSFSTAEGNNKPTSIKVIAQEESPPPTYQQAVGVKDHDETRRKCKASDDSSSNRGHITKVASSLSQSQDRKQSKTFSRPITQQRRGSEPMINRSKVEDVTWPIELLDPPTNSPTSKLLSQLSQSERVGGVSVQAMTSLPRPPLTSRQPESTQEHTPIMDVTSQFPPNSSQQLLHPCFYTPTPLPAFPPTLHPHVGKVSYLQTPLSYIQTQLQPPPAPTLHLLRRSEENQSRSTGNTPDEPDRFIKTYPAHRTRVTGDHESNSNTVTPVAEEQHEKQKHQQQPFLCSVQGFLPAQVGSDLLLDITGPNAASGTLLSGPAPCHVMLDPKSGRCFYVDMPPQPQRKMLLDPETGQYVQVFLPAASSAPNNGVVPVRCTNPAPFAPSMINPAPTVLSLMQFQPTVAMSPMYATPCFPFTLHTPSVHFTHTAP